The window TTGATAGATAAATGTAAtgactgtgattttttttttcagatgaaaGCTTTACAAAGGAGGACACATACATTTACATACATTGTGAAATGGGTAgcaatcatatatattttaacatacATCGTTTGTTTACCTTTCCGAGAAACAAAAGATAGAGCAGACGAAACATCCTACAAACTCTTACAGGCCTACGTAGAATCTGGCCTGTTGGGGACACCGCCGATACGTCATAGATCATGTAGTAACGGTGACGTATTCCTGCTCATCATGGTCCCAAGCGCTGTGTCAAACTTCGAACAGAGAGACGCTATCCGCAGAACTTGGGGAAACGTTTCAACAACAAAACCTACTGTTCTGTTGAAATTTGTGTTAGGAAAAAGTAAAGATACTGTTCACCAGAGCCTTGCAAAAACTGAAAATTCTATTCATAATGATATTTTGTTCGAGGACATATTGGAAACATATGAAAATCTGTCCCAAAAATCTATAGCGTTGCTACGATGGGCTTCGAAAAACTGTGAAGGAGTAAGATATCTTTTGAAAATTGATGACGACATGTTCCTTAATCTTCCGAGACTTTTAAACGAATTAAAAGTTCATCCGAAAACAAACTCTATATCTGGATGCAAAGTCATTGGTGCTTCTCCATTCCGATTTGCATTTTCGAAATGGAAGATATCGAGATCGGAgtataaaaatgattattatcCAGATTATATAGCCGGAACAGCTTATCTAATCAGCGGGGATATTATTTCGAACCTATATCGGGCAACACGGAATGTTCCTTATTTCATCTTTGAAGACGTATATATAACAGGTTTATGTAGAAAACATATTGGTGCCGTTGCATTAGAAAATAAAGGTTTTAATTGTGGATATCGCAATCGTGGTCCCTGTGGAAATAACTTCAGATATCAGATAACAGGACATCACTATACACCGAGGGAAATTAAAAGGATGTGGCGTGAGTTACAAAATCGATGGTCAAATTGTCGACTTGTGGATCATtactttatttacaaattagCTGATTTGTTTAAGTATATGTTTTTGTGAATTGATGTGAAAATTGATAGGAAACATGGTGCATGAATGGAATAAAACGAAATCTAAAAATTCAtagttattttcattaaaaattaaaacgaatATTATACTCCCCTCCCCTTTTTTCCCATGCGATGGCTGTTTAATAActtataaaacatgtaatacCGTATCCACTTATGAGATAAAGTTTCCATTATATTTGTCAAATTCCCTACAGTTGataatgtaattgtatcatCAACGGACTACTAATGTGTCTATCAATGAAATAGTCCATATAATCCTTTGGTATAAGAGAAAAACGCAAGATAAATACAACGTTGACctttaaataatacaatttgTTTTTGCATTAGTGGATGCATTTCAATCATTATTGATATAACTatgcatgtaatacatgtatattgtcctGGTTTTAATTATGCTTCTTTGCATATTCCCTTTTACACATCAAtctatcattaagcccttcggACTTTATTAGATTTgttcacgccccgaccgaaattatcacctcataatactaaaaaaaaagatttcttatTCTTTAAATCAATCGGTTTCAACATGGGTTTCCAATTCTTTATTGTAAATGATAAGTTTGTTCTGGGTACCTTATTATAGAAGTTGGAGGcaaaataatatcataattttatgtttatttaaataaaaggaAATGCAACAAAACGAgataaatctgaaaaaaatgttaaatgatttAGAGCAAAATATCTAATAACAATCTCTTTTTACAAAGTTTGTTTCCCTGCTTTGAAACTTATTTCAAACCTAGTCTTTCAATTATGTACCATATATGACTTTTTATCTTGTAGTGGTTTCATACACAGACTTGCAAAAAGTCAATGTTCTTTTAAGCCAGTCCCTAAAAGATTAACTTTATTAAACTAAAATAATTGGAAACGCAAAGTAAATAAAAGCTCATTAAATAATCTTtctgatatttctttttatagcAAAGAGAGGCATAAGCAGAAGACACGAATAATGAACTTAACCATCCacaaatgcaataaaatttatatcattaatagTCAACGATCTACATAGTAAGTGTTTTCTCTGATTTCATTGGTGGATTTAAATTTTGACccttaatttcaaaattttgaaactgTATCATAAATTGACTTCTAAGTAGTTTGTTAAGGACATTGGCGTTCATGGTTTCAGTACAAATTTCTTGTAGATTTTACATTGcatttttatgtgaatataattatatgcaATTACAAGCACAACAGATTCATCTCTAAAtccttattacatgtaaaacaacaattccaaaaaatatacattttcagttttacattgatatcaatagaaatataagtaataagtcGCAAAAAATTAATGTCTAAagtaagcatttttttttcattagtgAGATATGTGGTCATAAATTATATGCTCATAATTGTAAATTGATTTAGTATGATATCCAACTTAAAATGAAACTTACGGCTAATGTATAGAGAGTCTGAATCTCAAAAATGATCTTGTCTATTATAAAGTTACCTTCCTTGTCTTTCACACCATCAAAACCTTCGGTATTAGTTGCAGTTCAATTTGAAATGAATATCATTGTCTTCCAggctgtttatattttataatgcatataattatgtacattgtacacaATATCCTACAACagatatgaaaattaatgaataaaacgTTTGGCAAACTACTGTATTTCTTTTACCTGTTTGAGATTATCGAAgttattattttcattctttCTATTTTGCTTGTAAATATGATGATGATGTTAGGGTAGGTTTTAGGTAGGTCTGTCCCCCTCTCCTCCAGTAATCTGTCTGATCACGGTCAATAGTAACGTTTTGAGAAATACAAATGGTGATTTCAAATCTTCCTAACATTGTTTgccaaaaagaaatatattcgGCTTTTATGAACCTGCCTGTCGACGCAGAACAATATTGCTTCATCGCTTCGACGTCTTTTATTTACCTAAAAAAACACTGTTTTTACCATAACTTGTAAAAGGAGTTCGtgctacgggagataactccaAATTGGAAAAAGAAATAGGTAACTCTAACTCATTGTATAAATGGGAATGGCAGGTACGAATTATTAAGTCCAGAGCACTTCGTGCCCTATTCcgtttaaaatacaaatatatcattAGTTGTCAGgattaaggtagtccatccataactatcatatttcatatctaataaattgcaagtttgaatcttaaaatcttaattttattttagggggtatattagaaaataaagatttacctttgaaattaaataaaaaatgaatattaaaaaattactaaatgttgaagttaacattgaagtcAATGGGGAAAAATGccgtttaaattatatttttagtaCAAGTATTTTTCTCACATTTCTCTCGGTTAAAAGTTGCAGAAGCTTTCCCTTTCTTCGAAaatgctaaaataattcatgttttaccatacacattttcagaaaatgattttttttaaatgaatttaaaggGCAAGCAACTCTATAAAAAGTTTTGAGTGCAAAAGTTCATTTTATTGACCACATACATACTCCCGAGTTTAATTGGTTTATGTCAGTCTcataataactttaaaatacGTATTTGATGTAGTATAGATCCATCAAAATTGTTAGATATACCTTAGTTATGGATAGACTACCTTAAAGCCTTTTGTCTACTTTTGTGTTGCCTACAAAGAGTATATTAAATagaatatcaacaaaaaagaCAAATAGAAATTAGTACATCTTTGgccaaaaataataaatcttaatACTGCATTAGGCATAGTGGATTGTCTTCCTAGTTATTGAACAGGTCATGCTTTTTGcatgacatttttttctgaGTTAGTGAAGAAGGgtataaaaaagaacattttcttaaaaataaacaattaaaaagtaCACCCTTGAccaatgataatacatgtatatatttatataattaatgcATTAGTTCAAGTAGATGATCTTCTCAAACACAGTGTCGTCGGAAGCAAATagaaagtgtggggggggggggggggggctagactggTCATTAGAAATTTTGACACGCAACAAAAGAAAAGGCTTATTCTCAAAATCATAATAATATAAGCCatggggaggagggggggggggggggctagtatacctataactctgaaaaaatatttcctaccaaaataataaattttcaaaaatcatgaaattcctaatccgtgcaGGGGGTGGTgaggttaggtctaacttttcaaaaaactgtgtgtgtgtgtgtgggggggggggctaagctaTTAATGATACACATTTTATGAAGAGGTATATGCAAAAATGCAAAATCTTAAACTGTACTActggtattctttttttttcataattgtatCATGGGTACGATAAGTTCATCCAATATTCAATAAACCTTTGCCAAAACTGTAAAAATGCccctttaattttcaaataagtAACATACAACAACAACATCAACTAAGCATAATTCTCCTTTTGGCAGGGATTCCATTGGCAAATAACGATGTACGCATTTTATGAATTACATTTCAATAAAAGCTTTCCTCTGTCaactttttaaaagatgttGTACTCGGTAACTGAAATCACAAtccaaataataacaataagagATGAACTTATACttgacatttttttgtttaaattgttaataAACTTTATACACTGTGGGTTTTTGGCTCcaaatgtatgttttttcttACCCTTTTACTCTCGCAAAATGGTGTCGCTCAGTTTTAATTTCCAAGACACGGTTAAGAGAGATAATGTTTATTAACTTTAAAGttattctaaaattgttttgaattcgcTTAGTCTCATATTCACATGCTGGGAACGAGGGCGACAGGGGCGAAAATTAAACTAGGACGAATATTTCCCTGCATTCAGTATACATCTATGAATGCCATATATTAATTaggttaattttatttacaatatgcTTGTAATTTTATCAACAAGTTTAACCTTTTTGGTAACTACTGACATTTCGGATGTGCGCTACTCAAAGGGAGACTACTTCTAATtgcaaaaaagcaaaaataatgAGGGtactaaatattttctttaattcttgTCCACCACATGTTGTATACAAAAATTACACCCTTATACACAAACAAAACCCTCGCACATCCATATGCACACAGTAAGCGATGTTTTGTTACCTCTGCAGCAAGTTGTAAGAGCGTGAAACATTGATATACATGGACAACGACGTACCTCTAGGTTCTTCCTTCAATACAATTTTCTATTTGCTagtgtattatttttaatgtttaccttTTTTCCTTGCTCAATTTGACAGGCTTTAAAAGGATACTGGTATGTTAATGTGATGTATGCTCATTTCTCATTTCATTGGGTCATACGGGCTATGAAGTTATAACGatcattttgaaagaaattggACACATATATTTGATCAAGTAATGTATCTATGTGTATTATACTTATCATTATATGACATACTTTCTTAAAATGATCTTATAAATCTTATAAATCAGTTAATATGGGAAGACTGTGTAACATTGTCTTTGAATCTGAATAGTGCTTATCTTAAAAGAACTGTTCAAACAATTTACGTGGGATATAAATTTATCGATACATGTTTGATACAGATcgtaatttatgaaataatttttatcatcttatcaaatgatcgtataatgtcattttaataaatatgaataaaatatagcgttgtaatacatgtactaataacagtcattttgatttctgattaaaCTTACTATACTAAATAAAATGCCATACAACCAGATGAAATCGACATTGCTGTAGACCAGTGAtgacttttgaaaaatatggtTCAGTGtaaatctaaaatataataaattcagCTCTAACGgtagagttacatgtaatatctaagcatttaaatgtttttaactaTTGATTCagtatttcaaacaacatttgaaataaattcttttccacaaaattttaattcatacacATTACTTAGGATGTGGCATTTAAAGTTATTCCAACAGCAAAAAGTTCCTTTACTTCATAAATTCTGGCGCTTGAGTTTCAGTTGTATATTTGTTAAGCAGACCTTTTGTTGACAAGatctttaaaaagtatatataatcTGCAAATATTAAATCGTATATTGAAAAACTTTTCTTCACACATTTAAATAACTTATATGTCAGTGCTATTGAAGCgcatacagaaaaaaatcatttctagatcaatcctttaaaaaatatcaatgttaATCATGAATAGCTTTTCAATTTTTACGAATAAATTTAACTGGGTTGACACGGCTAGTGCCTCGCGTTTTATTAACACTCAACTGTCCCATCcgatttttattcataaaaatttgtAAAGCTTCTACTGATTCTACTGAATTCATTCCCTTATTGAACAACTGTCGATGTGTGatcaatatcatttcttattttaaaacgttccattttatatgtattaatcTTCATGTAAACACTATTGTCATAAGACCAATAAATGCCAGCACATGAGCTAATTTTCAATAAGCAATTATTATGTCTGTTGAAGTGTACATGAACAAAGTGCGTGTTTATCAGTTTGTCTCTAATAAGTTTAACGTGTCCGATTTCTCTTCAAGTTTCAAACTGTCTGTTGTTTCCTTTGTCTTCTGTCTCTGTAAACATCGTGCTTTTCGGGTTGtacttttgaaatattgataatcCTTCAAATGGACAATGCCATCATTACATCCAATCAGCAACCACCGAAACAGATATGCATTTAATGCCACTCAGTCCATCTTCGGTGGACATGATGATCTGCAAAAATGTTCCCTTTTTATCTAGTGCACCGTGTCGTCGTGAGAATCGATTACAAGGAAGTTACCATCGGGATCTGAGCATACATCTGCAGAGGAAAATGTTAGCGTCGGTTGATTTCCAATACTTCCGGTGTAAGAAAACAAATATCCAAAAAGCAATCATTTTGTCACGTGAACTTTGTGAGTATCCATTATCAT is drawn from Crassostrea angulata isolate pt1a10 chromosome 5, ASM2561291v2, whole genome shotgun sequence and contains these coding sequences:
- the LOC128184062 gene encoding beta-1,3-galactosyltransferase 1-like, translating into MKKMKALQRRTHTFTYIVKWVAIIYILTYIVCLPFRETKDRADETSYKLLQAYVESGLLGTPPIRHRSCSNGDVFLLIMVPSAVSNFEQRDAIRRTWGNVSTTKPTVLLKFVLGKSKDTVHQSLAKTENSIHNDILFEDILETYENLSQKSIALLRWASKNCEGVRYLLKIDDDMFLNLPRLLNELKVHPKTNSISGCKVIGASPFRFAFSKWKISRSEYKNDYYPDYIAGTAYLISGDIISNLYRATRNVPYFIFEDVYITGLCRKHIGAVALENKGFNCGYRNRGPCGNNFRYQITGHHYTPREIKRMWRELQNRWSNCRLVDHYFIYKLADLFKYMFL